Proteins from a single region of Nodularia sp. LEGE 06071:
- a CDS encoding heavy-metal-associated domain-containing protein, producing the protein MVLKLKVPDIACDDCAAKITQSIHVMEPNALVDVDVQDKTVTVQSSAAEESIKQVIVAAGFHIEGY; encoded by the coding sequence ATGGTACTCAAACTAAAAGTCCCGGATATTGCTTGTGATGATTGTGCGGCAAAAATCACCCAATCTATTCATGTCATGGAACCTAATGCTTTAGTCGATGTCGATGTTCAAGATAAAACAGTCACTGTGCAATCTTCTGCTGCTGAGGAATCAATTAAACAGGTAATTGTTGCTGCTGGTTTTCATATTGAAGGCTATTGA
- the alaS gene encoding alanine--tRNA ligase, which produces MPSNPQKLSGNEIRDLFLNFFAERGHQILPSASLVPEDPTVLLTIAGMLPFKPIFLGQRTAEFNRATTSQKCIRTNDIENVGRTKRHHTFFEMLGNFSFGDYFKPQAIAWGWELSTQVFGLPPEKLVVSVFEDDDEAYNIWRDEIGVPEARIKRMGEDDNFWVSGHTGPCGPCSEIYYDFHPELGDENIDLEDDTRFIEFYNLVFMQYNRDAEGKLTPLQNKNIDTGMGLERMAQILQQVPNNYETDLIFPIIETAAEIAGIDYHKSDETTKVSLKVIGDHVRSVVQMIADEIRASNVGRGYVLRRLIRRVVRHGRLLGITSEFINQVAETAISLSESAYPNVRQREAAIKAELQREEANFLRTLDRGEKLLEEIIQEVKQQGKTSISGESAFTLYDTFGFPLELTQEIAEENQLTVDEAGFNAEMQKQVERAKAAHETIDLTVQGSLDKLAEHIQATEFIGYTQPAGTANVEAILIDGIAHEEAEAGTEIQIVLNQTPFYAESGGQIGDKGYISGDGVVVRVEDVKRESDFFIHFGRIERGTIRVGDAVTAQIDRACRRRAEANHTATHLLQAALKKLVDDSISQAGSLVSFDRLRFDFNCPRGLTAAEVEQVEAQVNTWITEAHTANIEVLPIAEAKARGAVAMFGEKYGEEVRVIDFPSVSMELCGGTHVSNTAEIGIFKIISEAGVASGVRRIEAVSGPAILDYLNVRDKVVKDLSDRFKVKPEELPERITTLQTELRNSEKQLATLKSQLAIAKSDSLLQTVESVGDYQILVAQMEDVDPESLKTAAERLLQKIGNGAVVLGSVPEEGKVSIVAAFSAEVNKKGLQAGKFVGAVAKICGGGGGGRPNLAQAGGRDASKLPEALAKAHSDLLSALS; this is translated from the coding sequence ATGCCTTCTAATCCCCAGAAACTTAGCGGTAACGAAATTCGCGACTTATTCCTGAACTTCTTTGCCGAAAGAGGACACCAAATTCTCCCCAGCGCTTCCCTCGTCCCGGAAGATCCCACTGTGTTGCTGACAATTGCGGGGATGCTACCATTTAAACCGATATTCCTGGGACAGCGCACAGCAGAATTTAATCGCGCTACCACATCCCAAAAGTGCATCCGGACAAACGATATCGAAAACGTGGGACGCACCAAACGCCATCATACATTTTTTGAGATGTTGGGTAACTTCAGCTTTGGGGATTATTTTAAACCACAAGCGATCGCCTGGGGCTGGGAATTATCAACTCAAGTTTTCGGCTTACCACCAGAAAAGCTAGTTGTCAGCGTCTTTGAAGATGATGATGAAGCTTATAATATTTGGCGCGATGAAATTGGCGTACCGGAAGCCAGAATTAAGCGCATGGGCGAAGATGATAACTTTTGGGTATCTGGACACACAGGCCCCTGTGGCCCTTGTTCAGAAATTTATTATGATTTTCACCCAGAATTGGGAGATGAAAACATTGATTTAGAAGACGATACCCGGTTTATCGAGTTTTATAACCTGGTATTCATGCAATATAACCGGGATGCTGAAGGTAAATTAACACCTCTGCAAAACAAAAACATTGATACCGGCATGGGTTTGGAAAGGATGGCGCAAATCCTCCAACAAGTGCCGAATAACTATGAAACTGATTTAATTTTCCCGATTATTGAGACAGCAGCCGAAATTGCCGGAATTGATTACCACAAAAGCGACGAAACCACCAAAGTTTCCTTAAAAGTTATTGGTGATCATGTCCGTTCTGTGGTACAAATGATTGCCGATGAAATTCGCGCCTCCAACGTGGGACGGGGTTATGTGCTGCGGCGCTTAATTCGGCGAGTGGTTCGTCATGGGCGATTATTGGGAATTACCAGTGAATTTATTAACCAAGTTGCCGAAACTGCAATTTCTCTTTCAGAATCAGCTTACCCCAATGTCCGCCAACGGGAAGCAGCAATTAAAGCGGAACTGCAACGGGAAGAAGCCAATTTCCTCAGAACTTTGGATAGAGGTGAGAAACTTTTAGAGGAAATCATCCAAGAGGTGAAACAGCAAGGCAAAACCTCTATTAGCGGTGAAAGTGCCTTTACTTTATATGATACCTTTGGTTTTCCCCTAGAACTGACCCAAGAAATTGCAGAAGAAAATCAGCTAACTGTGGATGAAGCTGGATTTAATGCCGAAATGCAAAAGCAGGTGGAACGTGCCAAAGCTGCCCACGAAACCATTGATTTAACTGTGCAAGGTTCCCTGGATAAGTTAGCCGAACACATCCAAGCGACGGAATTTATCGGTTATACCCAACCTGCGGGGACAGCGAACGTCGAAGCCATATTAATAGATGGCATTGCCCACGAAGAAGCAGAAGCAGGAACAGAAATTCAAATTGTTCTCAATCAAACTCCATTTTATGCCGAGTCTGGGGGACAAATTGGGGATAAAGGTTATATCTCCGGTGATGGTGTGGTGGTGCGTGTGGAAGATGTGAAAAGAGAATCTGATTTTTTTATCCACTTTGGACGCATCGAACGCGGTACAATCCGAGTAGGAGATGCTGTGACTGCTCAAATTGATCGGGCTTGTCGTCGTCGCGCTGAAGCTAACCATACGGCAACCCATTTATTGCAAGCGGCGTTAAAGAAACTTGTGGATGATAGTATATCTCAAGCCGGTTCCCTGGTTTCCTTTGATAGATTGCGCTTTGACTTTAACTGTCCCCGTGGTTTGACAGCAGCAGAAGTGGAACAAGTTGAAGCCCAGGTAAATACTTGGATTACTGAGGCACATACTGCAAACATAGAAGTATTACCTATAGCAGAGGCTAAGGCTAGGGGTGCTGTGGCAATGTTTGGGGAAAAATACGGTGAAGAAGTGCGGGTGATTGATTTTCCTAGCGTGTCAATGGAACTCTGCGGTGGAACTCACGTAAGTAATACTGCGGAAATTGGCATCTTTAAGATTATCTCCGAGGCGGGTGTGGCTTCTGGGGTGCGACGGATTGAGGCTGTATCTGGCCCGGCGATCTTGGATTATCTCAATGTTCGCGATAAAGTAGTTAAGGATTTAAGCGATCGCTTTAAAGTTAAACCCGAAGAATTACCAGAGAGAATTACAACTCTGCAAACTGAACTGAGAAATAGTGAGAAACAATTAGCTACACTGAAATCACAATTGGCGATCGCTAAATCAGACAGTTTGCTGCAAACAGTAGAATCTGTAGGCGATTATCAAATTTTGGTAGCGCAGATGGAAGATGTTGACCCGGAATCATTGAAAACTGCGGCGGAAAGGTTACTGCAAAAAATCGGTAACGGTGCAGTGGTGCTGGGTTCTGTTCCGGAAGAGGGGAAGGTGAGTATAGTTGCAGCCTTCAGTGCAGAGGTGAATAAAAAGGGACTGCAAGCGGGTAAATTTGTCGGTGCTGTAGCGAAGATTTGCGGCGGTGGCGGCGGTGGAAGACCGAATTTAGCCCAAGCCGGCGGACGTGATGCGAGTAAGTTACCAGAGGCGTTAGCCAAGGCGCACAGTGATTTACTCTCAGCCTTGAGTTAA
- a CDS encoding nuclease-related domain-containing protein, translating into MKVLQQSSTLRARFKEKINAKKSAQRQEVNQVLGNNLLGKLGSFVYEFKQAKNQFQGSMGEWGVSAIMQAFPDTWVMFNNALIPTNNSGGLTEIDHLIIGLKGIFLLEIKTWKGSFTAYQDIWKRREGNSWVAISNSPTSQSAYHQKMFSRWINSVVPNLPDSYIYAPVVFPIAKWLGVNNCSVPVFQGVPALLQTMVSCPQCLTERQVQLIAEAVANYKIPENTAPISQPIPKPKLVKRQNDHI; encoded by the coding sequence ATGAAAGTTCTACAACAATCATCAACACTGAGGGCAAGATTTAAAGAAAAAATCAATGCTAAAAAATCTGCTCAACGTCAAGAAGTTAATCAAGTTTTAGGTAATAATTTATTAGGTAAATTAGGTTCATTTGTATATGAATTTAAACAAGCTAAAAATCAATTTCAAGGCAGTATGGGGGAGTGGGGCGTATCAGCAATTATGCAAGCCTTCCCTGATACATGGGTGATGTTCAACAATGCTTTAATTCCCACTAATAATTCAGGTGGTTTAACGGAAATAGACCATTTAATTATCGGGTTAAAAGGCATTTTTTTATTAGAGATAAAAACTTGGAAAGGTTCATTTACTGCATACCAGGATATATGGAAACGCCGAGAAGGCAACAGTTGGGTAGCAATATCTAATAGTCCTACTTCTCAAAGTGCTTATCATCAAAAAATGTTTAGCCGATGGATAAATTCTGTAGTTCCAAATCTTCCTGATAGTTATATTTACGCTCCTGTGGTGTTTCCCATAGCTAAATGGTTAGGAGTTAATAATTGTTCAGTACCAGTTTTTCAAGGTGTACCCGCACTGCTACAAACAATGGTTAGTTGTCCTCAGTGTTTAACAGAAAGGCAAGTACAGTTAATTGCTGAAGCTGTAGCTAATTATAAGATTCCGGAAAATACTGCCCCAATTTCTCAACCAATTCCTAAACCAAAACTTGTTAAACGTCAAAATGATCACATTTGA
- a CDS encoding PIN domain-containing protein, whose product MSVIVDTSVWSLALRRKTPPDSSPTITILQNLITDNQVAFLGAIRQEILSGIRNFEQFTRLRDYLQAFPDVELIPEDYEIAAEFFNTCRSQGIQGSNTDFLICAVAYRRSYSILTTDNDFHGFRMHIPIILLPVDG is encoded by the coding sequence ATGAGCGTTATTGTTGATACTTCTGTTTGGTCTCTGGCTCTGCGTCGTAAAACGCCACCTGATTCTTCCCCTACGATCACAATATTGCAGAATTTAATCACTGACAACCAAGTTGCTTTTTTAGGTGCAATTCGCCAAGAAATTCTTTCTGGAATCCGCAATTTTGAGCAGTTTACCCGTCTGCGAGATTACCTTCAAGCCTTCCCAGATGTAGAACTCATACCTGAAGACTACGAAATAGCCGCAGAGTTTTTTAATACCTGCCGTAGTCAGGGTATTCAGGGTTCAAATACTGATTTTTTGATTTGTGCCGTTGCTTATCGTCGCAGCTACAGCATCCTCACAACTGACAATGATTTTCACGGTTTTCGGATGCATATTCCGATTATTCTATTGCCCGTTGATGGTTAG
- a CDS encoding type II toxin-antitoxin system VapB family antitoxin has product MATPLNINEALLQEALALDDHASIDSLVETALREYIQRRKRLKVLELFGTIDYDADYDYKHQRQQT; this is encoded by the coding sequence GTGGCTACACCACTCAACATAAACGAAGCCCTACTACAAGAGGCATTGGCACTTGACGACCACGCGTCCATTGATTCTCTGGTGGAAACTGCACTGCGCGAATATATTCAACGTCGTAAGCGGCTCAAAGTGTTAGAACTCTTTGGTACTATCGATTATGATGCAGACTATGACTACAAACACCAACGTCAGCAGACATGA
- a CDS encoding phospholipase D-like domain-containing protein, whose translation MSQTFVWIIFPVSLLILVTLIVLYFRGLFRSRTFYKIKNLPSPTTANFPVTIASLSDSFITQGKSTGFFREATDIFAARLEVINSASQSIQFETFIITPGKRSDDFAQALIKKAQAGVTVQVIADTYGAKTIPKEYWNKLKAAGVEVLLFNPFTWKDPAANLRRNHRKLLIVDGEIVLIGGAGVSDLWDGKEETENNQPWLDYEVCFRGSLVARFQGIFLQHWLDTGGSLDWNSASSSQPHEQEETLLITKGEDPTQKDSGIRALFESLLQAARKRIWIASPYFLPNPNSRKILQQAKARGIDVKILTMGVHNDKPPVRYASRRLYPKLLKAGIEIYEYQPSMMHAKCLLIDDDWVSLGSANLDSRSLFHNDELNISTSDRYLFEQMEQFFLDAFAKSRLVSNRDLRHRSLQEHLIGRMTLLFRWYL comes from the coding sequence ATGAGCCAAACATTTGTGTGGATAATTTTTCCTGTTAGCCTACTCATTCTCGTTACCTTAATAGTTCTCTATTTCCGAGGGTTATTCCGGTCTCGAACTTTTTACAAAATTAAAAATTTACCCTCACCAACCACAGCTAACTTTCCTGTCACCATAGCTAGTCTGTCAGATTCCTTTATCACTCAGGGTAAAAGTACCGGATTTTTTCGGGAAGCGACAGATATTTTTGCGGCGCGACTGGAAGTAATCAATAGTGCTTCTCAATCCATTCAGTTTGAAACTTTTATTATCACCCCCGGAAAACGTTCTGATGATTTTGCTCAAGCTTTAATAAAAAAAGCCCAAGCAGGTGTTACCGTTCAAGTAATTGCAGATACCTATGGCGCAAAAACTATACCCAAAGAATATTGGAATAAACTCAAAGCCGCAGGGGTGGAAGTGCTGCTGTTCAATCCTTTCACTTGGAAAGATCCCGCCGCTAACCTCAGACGCAACCATCGTAAGTTATTAATAGTAGACGGAGAAATTGTCCTGATTGGGGGCGCTGGAGTTTCTGACTTGTGGGATGGAAAGGAGGAAACTGAAAATAACCAACCTTGGTTAGATTATGAGGTTTGTTTTCGAGGTTCCTTAGTTGCTCGTTTCCAAGGTATTTTTCTCCAACACTGGCTAGACACGGGTGGTTCATTAGATTGGAACTCTGCAAGTAGTTCTCAGCCTCACGAACAAGAGGAAACCTTGTTAATTACCAAGGGAGAAGATCCCACTCAGAAAGATTCGGGAATTCGCGCTCTGTTTGAATCATTACTACAAGCGGCGAGAAAGCGGATTTGGATCGCTAGCCCCTATTTTTTACCTAATCCCAATTCCCGCAAAATATTACAGCAAGCAAAAGCTAGAGGAATTGATGTCAAAATTCTGACAATGGGAGTGCATAATGATAAACCGCCAGTCCGCTATGCTTCTCGGCGATTGTACCCAAAACTGTTAAAAGCGGGCATCGAAATCTATGAATATCAGCCTAGCATGATGCACGCCAAGTGCTTATTAATAGATGATGATTGGGTGAGTTTGGGTAGTGCTAATCTTGACTCCCGGAGCTTATTTCATAATGACGAGTTAAATATTTCCACAAGCGATCGCTATTTGTTCGAGCAGATGGAGCAATTTTTTCTGGACGCTTTTGCAAAGAGTCGGCTGGTGAGCAACAGGGATTTACGCCATCGTTCCTTGCAGGAGCATTTAATCGGACGTATGACGCTGTTGTTTCGCTGGTACTTGTGA